In the genome of Streptococcus oralis, one region contains:
- the gyrA gene encoding DNA gyrase subunit A yields the protein MQDKNLVNVNLTKEMKTSFIDYAMSVIVARALPDVRDGLKPVHRRILYGMNELGVTPDKPHKKSARITGDVMGKYHPHGDSSIYEAMVRMAQWWSYRYMLVDGHGNFGSMDGDGAAAQRYTEARMSKIALEMLRDINKNTVDFVDNYDANEREPLVLPARFPNLLVNGATGIAVGMATNIPPHNLGETIDAVKLVMDNPEVTTKDLMEVLPGPDFPTGALVMGKSGIHKAYETGKGSIVLRSRTEIETTKTGRERIVVTEFPYMVNKTKVHEHIVRLVQEKRLEGITAVRDESNREGVRFVIEVKRDASANVILNNLFKMTQMQTNFGFNMLAIQNGVPKILSLRQILDAYIEHQKEVVVRRTRFDKEKAEARAHILEGLLIALDHIDEVIRIIRASETDAEAQAELMSKFKLSERQSQAILDMRLRRLTGLERDKIQSEYDELIALIADLADILAKPERVAQIIKEELDEVKRKFGDKRRTELMIGEVLTLEDEDLIEETDVLITLSNKGYIKRLDQGEFTAQKRGGRGVQGTGVKDDDFVRELVSTSTHDHLLFFTNKGRVYRLKGYEIPEYGRTAKGLPVVNLLKLDEGESIQTIINVESERSDDAYLFFTTRHGIVKRTSVKEFANIRQNGLKALNLKDEDELINVLLTEEDTDIIIGTKFGYAVRFNQSAVRGMSRIATGVRGVNLREGDTVVGASVITDQDEVLIITEKGYGKRTLATEYPTKGRGGKGMKTANVAEKNGPLAGLLTVKGDEDLMIITDTGVMIRTNVANISQTGRSTMGVKVMRLDQDAKIVTFTTVAAAEKEEVGTEIETESEV from the coding sequence ATGCAGGATAAAAATTTAGTGAATGTCAATCTGACAAAGGAGATGAAGACCAGCTTTATCGATTACGCCATGAGTGTTATCGTAGCGCGGGCCCTTCCTGATGTTCGAGATGGCTTGAAGCCTGTTCACCGCCGTATTCTTTACGGAATGAATGAATTAGGTGTTACTCCAGACAAACCTCATAAAAAATCAGCCCGTATTACAGGGGATGTTATGGGTAAATACCACCCGCACGGAGATTCCTCAATTTACGAAGCCATGGTTCGTATGGCTCAGTGGTGGAGCTACCGTTACATGCTTGTGGATGGGCATGGAAACTTTGGTTCTATGGATGGAGACGGTGCTGCCGCGCAGCGGTACACTGAGGCACGTATGAGCAAGATTGCTCTTGAAATGCTTCGTGATATCAATAAAAACACCGTTGATTTCGTAGACAACTACGATGCTAACGAACGTGAGCCCTTGGTCTTGCCAGCTCGTTTTCCAAACCTTTTGGTCAATGGGGCAACTGGGATTGCCGTAGGGATGGCTACCAATATTCCACCTCACAACTTAGGAGAGACCATTGATGCAGTGAAGTTGGTTATGGATAATCCTGAAGTGACGACTAAGGACTTGATGGAAGTCTTGCCTGGTCCAGATTTTCCAACTGGTGCTCTTGTTATGGGGAAATCAGGGATTCATAAGGCCTATGAGACTGGTAAAGGTTCCATTGTCCTTCGTTCTCGTACAGAGATTGAAACCACTAAGACGGGTCGCGAACGGATTGTTGTAACGGAATTCCCTTACATGGTCAATAAAACCAAGGTGCATGAACATATTGTTCGTTTGGTTCAGGAAAAACGCCTTGAGGGCATTACAGCCGTACGTGATGAGTCCAACCGTGAAGGGGTTCGCTTTGTGATAGAGGTCAAGCGCGACGCATCTGCCAACGTTATCCTTAACAATCTCTTCAAGATGACCCAGATGCAAACCAATTTTGGTTTCAACATGCTGGCGATTCAAAATGGCGTGCCAAAAATCTTGTCCCTTCGTCAAATCTTGGATGCTTATATCGAGCACCAAAAAGAAGTGGTTGTTCGCCGTACTCGTTTTGACAAGGAAAAAGCAGAAGCGCGTGCGCACATCTTAGAAGGTCTTTTAATTGCACTAGACCATATCGATGAAGTGATTCGTATTATCCGTGCTAGTGAAACGGATGCGGAAGCGCAAGCTGAGTTGATGAGCAAGTTTAAGCTTTCTGAACGTCAAAGTCAGGCAATCCTTGATATGCGTCTTCGTCGTTTGACAGGATTGGAACGTGATAAGATTCAGTCTGAATATGATGAATTGATTGCCTTGATTGCAGATTTGGCTGATATTCTTGCCAAACCTGAGCGTGTGGCGCAAATTATCAAAGAAGAATTGGACGAAGTCAAACGCAAGTTTGGCGACAAGCGTCGTACAGAGTTGATGATCGGAGAAGTCTTAACTCTTGAAGATGAAGATTTGATTGAAGAAACGGATGTCTTGATTACTCTCTCTAACAAGGGATACATCAAACGTCTGGACCAAGGTGAGTTCACTGCCCAAAAACGAGGTGGGCGTGGAGTCCAAGGTACGGGAGTTAAGGATGATGACTTTGTGCGTGAGTTGGTTTCAACCAGCACCCATGATCATTTGCTCTTCTTTACGAATAAAGGGCGCGTATATCGACTGAAAGGTTATGAAATTCCTGAATATGGTCGTACAGCCAAGGGCTTGCCAGTTGTCAATCTTTTGAAGTTGGACGAGGGTGAAAGCATTCAGACCATTATCAATGTTGAGTCTGAACGTAGTGATGATGCCTATCTCTTCTTTACAACTCGTCACGGTATTGTGAAGAGAACCAGTGTCAAAGAGTTCGCTAATATTCGTCAAAATGGGCTGAAGGCCTTGAATCTCAAGGATGAAGATGAACTAATTAATGTCTTGCTGACAGAAGAAGACACGGATATTATCATTGGTACCAAGTTTGGTTATGCTGTTCGTTTTAATCAGTCAGCTGTTCGTGGAATGAGTCGAATTGCCACAGGTGTCCGAGGAGTTAACCTTCGTGAAGGAGATACTGTAGTTGGTGCTAGTGTCATCACTGACCAGGACGAGGTCCTTATCATCACTGAAAAAGGATACGGTAAACGTACCCTAGCTACAGAATATCCTACTAAAGGCCGTGGTGGTAAAGGGATGAAAACAGCCAATGTTGCTGAGAAAAATGGTCCTCTTGCAGGTCTCCTCACTGTTAAAGGTGATGAAGACCTGATGATTATCACCGATACAGGTGTCATGATTCGAACAAATGTTGCCAATATTTCACAAACAGGACGCTCAACTATGGGAGTTAAGGTGATGCGTCTGGATCAGGATGCTAAGATTGTGACCTTTACAACGGTTGCCGCGGCAGAAAAAGAAGAAGTTGGGACTGAAATTGAAACAGAGAGTGAAGTATAA
- a CDS encoding class A sortase, with protein sequence MSEKNSKKKRRNLLTNILAVFLILLSLVLIFNSTIRNMFMVWNTNKYQVSQVTKEKIEENKETEGNFDFDSVKSISSEAVLAAQWDAQQLPVIGGIAIPEVEINLPIFKGLDNVNLFYGAGTMKANQKMGEGNYSLASHHIFTAENASQMLFSPLVNAKAGMKIYLTDKDKVYTYEIREVKHVTPDRVDEIEDRDGIKEITLVTCVDYDATERIIVKGDFKEVKAYSETSDDILSAFNKPYKQRY encoded by the coding sequence ATGTCTGAAAAAAATAGTAAAAAGAAACGTAGGAACCTGCTGACCAATATCCTAGCAGTCTTTCTCATCCTCTTGTCCTTGGTCTTGATTTTTAATTCAACGATTCGAAACATGTTTATGGTTTGGAATACTAATAAATATCAAGTCAGTCAGGTCACTAAGGAAAAGATTGAAGAGAATAAAGAGACAGAGGGAAATTTCGATTTTGATTCTGTCAAATCTATTTCATCGGAAGCGGTATTAGCCGCCCAGTGGGATGCTCAGCAACTTCCAGTTATCGGAGGAATTGCCATTCCTGAAGTAGAGATTAACCTGCCTATTTTTAAAGGTTTGGATAATGTAAACTTGTTCTACGGAGCAGGGACCATGAAAGCAAATCAGAAAATGGGGGAAGGCAACTATTCTCTAGCCAGCCACCATATCTTTACTGCTGAAAATGCGAGTCAGATGCTCTTTTCGCCTTTGGTCAATGCCAAAGCGGGGATGAAAATCTATCTGACTGATAAAGATAAAGTATACACCTATGAGATTCGTGAGGTGAAGCACGTAACGCCTGATCGCGTTGATGAAATTGAAGACCGTGATGGTATCAAAGAAATCACATTGGTGACCTGTGTCGACTATGATGCGACAGAGCGGATTATTGTTAAAGGTGATTTTAAAGAAGTTAAAGCTTATTCTGAAACATCTGATGATATCCTTAGTGCCTTCAATAAACCATACAAACAACGTTATTAA